DNA from Fusarium musae strain F31 chromosome 7, whole genome shotgun sequence:
tttTCGTCTGCTCCAACATAGGAAGAATCTCCATGAGCTTCCAAGACCTCCCGGAGCAAGACGAGATGGTGCTCTTCGAACGCGCCTGGATAATCCTTCAAGCGAAAGATCGCATTCTCAAGATCTACACTGTCGGATTTCTTGACCCATATCCACCCATATCTTCGACCTGTAcgcctcaagaagcttcctGAACCCTGCATGAGAAGGAGGCATCCACTAAAGAAGCCTCCCAGAAGGAGTAAGATGAGAAAGACAAGGAGACCATCGCATTTGCCAGACGCATCTTCCTCGGACGGGCTGGCCTGAGCGCCGGTTCTGTCAGGGGAAGAGAGACGGAGAGTGTAGGTGAGGTCGACGGCAGCAACAGCGATAGGGAGACGACTAGGGCGCACAGCTTCGGTGGGTGAAGGGAACTTGTAACCAGCTGTGGGTGCACTGTGGTCAGGCCTCAACTTATTGTCTCCTTTTGTGGCTGGCTCATCTCTCAGTGGTGGTCTGTTGACCTTGCGGTCTGGTCTGTTGTGGGTGAATCGGGTCTTGgtaggaagaggaggacgagacTGGGTTAGGATAGAGTAAAGAAGACTATCCAGAATACCAGCCAGAGGCCGCCCCTTAGGGTTGTTCGGGTCAAGCATTTCGAAGGATGGGGGCTTTGAGAGAGGTTTGAGAAGAAATGAATATGTCGAGCGGACTCGGAGAATCGGTTTGATAAGTGTCTGAGTGTTGGGGAGGTAAAATATGGACATGTCATCCTAAAAGGCAtcattttataatacttggGTGTAAGTTTTGATCAAAGTTCCCTTGTTTGCCCTACCTTATTCCATTAACCAATTATTGAGGAGTAGCTCACGGCTGTGTTCAAAGTTGGGTTCTCGAGTTCTCCGAAGCTTCAATACGCCTTGAGAGTATCGAAGGAAGCTTTTACAAGTGGTTCCGAAGAAACTATATAAGTCCTCCGGCTGACCCAGGAGACTTTAAGTCATCGAGTTCCACGAAATTCTCCCTCCAAATCGGTTATACTTTTCGACTTTTGGTCAAAAGCTCCCTCACCTCGACCATACCAATACTCAGGCTGTCCCAAATCTAACCCACAACTCTTATTCTCTGCAGTTCGCCAGATCATCAGAGCATTCGATCTCTCACCAATCATCCACTACCATCACCATGTCACCCTTGCCAGACAAAATCAGCCCGCGTAACTGGCATCAACTCCTGGCTCGGCAAGATGAGGGGAGCGGCTACTACCATCCACATCCCTCCGACGGCGAATATGGCGTAGCCGATCACTCAGCCGGACTCACCTGGTGGTCGGACCCAGCGACCACGCAACAACGCATCGCGGTCTTCGCGATAGTGACGGGCGTTCTGGTTGCAATCATCTTTGTTATGTTCCTCAAAATTCGCAAGCTAAAAAGGATGGTACCATTGGTTTAAGCTGATTGAGAATCATGATGTTTCTGTAAGTGGACTTTTCTTCACAGTCTATGTGTTATTGGGCTAATATCTTCTTCAGGTCAGACGTGATGTGGAATGGGGCCCATCTTTTCTCTGTCTGATGACGGATATACATCACCTCATCACAGCACCCTATTGCTTAGAGATTATCGTTGGGTTGCTCTCACTCCCTTTGCCAGGTCCCGTCCTCGAAAAGCCTTGTTCAAAATATAGTGGGAAGCATGAGATGGAAGTAGGGGTTCTGTCGAAAGACTCAACTCTAGCTCTGAATACAATTAATAATTGTCCCACAAATCCTTAACGAATCCCTCCGTCAACCGTTCATCCTCTCCGTAAACCTCTTGCCATCCTGAGAATCCCCTGTCCAGCACAAACACATCTTGACCGCTCTCTCCCTTGGGGTCTTCACCCATAGACTTCAAAAGACCATCCCTCTCACGCAGATACTTGAGTGCCGCACTCGGACCCCGCTGTTGACTCAGTGCGCAGTGAAATACAACTGTCTTTTTGTCCTTCAGACGACGGACCAGAGTTGGCATCATGGCGTCGAGAGTGTGTGCGGGGATATTTGTTGAGCCCTTGATATGTCCACCAATGTAATCTTGAAAAGTCAGTCACAGAATCAAGTGGAACCGAGAAGAAGTCTTCTTTTTCGGAAAAGAGTTTGAATGCCAACTCACCATTATCACGAACATCGATAACAGCGAATGTGGGATCTGTGGCGTTGACTTCCTCGAGGATCTTCTCAGAGAGGGATTTGGCTGAGAGCCGCTTGAGTGAAGCGATTGTTGTCATTGGGCGAGCCTGTGTACGAAAAGGCGCGGCTATTCTTTGTAAGATTCGCATGCGGGAGTGAGGTTGAGTAGGTGCTTTGGGGAAAGGTACCCGAAATGGATCAAGATGAGGCTCATGTAGATCTGACTGAGGCGGagctaaatttacttttttggTCCTTGGCGGCGGAACCCCACGTGCGTGACCAATTCTcggagaacaagaaaacatcaagcTTTGATGGGATATCAAGCTAAACTCAATAAATGATATTCTAAACTTATACCAAGTCATCCAAGTCTCGTTATCGCTTAGGGCCGacgtcctgagttttctttccttcccCCTCTCTGCCACTCTGTTACGAATCAGAGATGGACATCCCTTGACTCTGAGGAGCGAAATATTGAGAGCAAGACCTATCAAAGTTGATTGGGGCATACTGTGATTGATTAACGAAACCGATTTGGTCTCAAAGAGGGTTTGCTTCTGTTGAGAGGACACATCAGTTCCTTGCCATCCTATCTACAAAGCTCCTCAAGATAGCAACAAGACTTCCTCGAGAGTCAATTAGTTCAGCGCCCCTATCTCGCACAAAAATATAGTACATAGCGTTATCATACTATTCAAGGAGGACAGCTCCCTTTTGAACCGtaatcaacaacaacatggCAAGCAAGAAATGTTCATCGTACCGTGTAAGTGATTGCGGTGTCGTTACCCTGTAGTGACACCAAGACAAACAAGATCCCAGCTCCCACCCCTGTAGAATGACATATGACGCACCAAACGACAGGGGCTATTAGCTGACCATTGATCAATTCCGCACTGGCACAAAACTGGACTACAAACCCACCAACTAGACTAACAAACTACCCGCTCAACCAAACATTCTTCTGTTGTTCTAGGCTCTAGACTGTTTGTTTTCATGACCCCTTTGTCAATTGTACGCTTGTTATGACCATCTCCGTTTGTATGCGACTGCCGCAAACAATTCGTACCGTAAAAAACACTGTCAACTCGCTGCGACCACTTTCTTTATCTTGCACCAGCAACTCAACATTTACCCCGCGACGATACAGACTGTACTCTACTGCAAAGATGGGCTCACAACCGGAGAAGGAGAATGGACGTGTAGATCTTCGCCCTGAGGAAGTAATTGGAGATCTGGGTTTCACGCCCATGGTCAAAGTCGCCGACCCATGGACTGTTGACAAGGTGGTCAAGGAGATTCCTGGTGGTGCGCCTACCGAAGAGTCGTCTTCGCCGCTCCCTTTCTTTCACATGCTCGAACGACTCAAGACTACCAAGCGAGAAGGATGGAGGCGATTTGGTATCTCTAGGTAAGGAAATTGGTGTCTGACTTCAAGATGTCACTAACATGCGACAGAGGAGAGTCTATCGCCGACCACATGTATCGCATGTCTCTAATCTCCATGTTTGCGCCTCCCTCTCTCGCCCCGAAGCTCGACCTTCCCAAGTGCATGAAGATGTGTCTTATTCACGACATGGCGGAGCTTCTTGTCGGCGACATCACACCCGTCGACGGCGTTCCCAAGCCCGAGAAGAGCCGACGCGAAGCGGAGACAATGGACTTTTTGACCAAGAACTTGCTACGAAATGTCGCTGGCGGCACCACAGGGGAGGACATCCGCGCTATCTGGCAGGAATACGAGGACTCCGAGACCTTGGACAGTCACTTTGTGCACGACGTGGACAAGATGGAGCTTCTGCTGCAGATGGTGGAGTATGAGAAGCGCGGTGAGGGCAAGGTCGATCTTGGCGAGTTTGCGTACGTCGCGACCAGGATGACACTGCCGGAGATGAAGGCATGGGGCCAGGAGGTTCTCAAGGAGCGGGAGGCTTTCTGGGGAAGCAAGGAGCATGTCCATGGAGAGCAGGGCATTAATGGAGGTGTTACAACTGAGCGCAAGGGCCAGCAGGACAACTACTACAACAAGGACTAAGTGATGGGAGACGAATAGTTAGACTTATGAGAGGGAAGGGCGAATGATACCAATGAGCTGAGGTCATGGCATATGGCATAGAAGAGTATGGACGCAGGGTTTACAGCGGTTCACGCGATATGAGGCATAGACTGAATAGAGACAGGCAACGATTAACGACAGTAAGGCATACTTGAACTCCATGAACCTCATCGTTGTGATTTGTTTCAAGACCCCTGTGTTGATCATTAATCGTCTAGGACAACCAGGGATATTAGAGTAATTTAAGCAAGACAATATAGCAATGCAAATAACCCGACAGTCTGATATCTGGTATAGATAGGAGAGAAGGGAAGCCTTTTATCTTTTCGTAACTATGAGCTGTTCCTCTAATGTTCGCTTTTTGATGCTCTTGGATAGCTGAACCCTGCCGATCTCCATCAAGTGGACCAAACTCTTGGAATCAGCcacacaagaagaagctggagctATAAGTCGGCAACAAACCGAAAGCGTCCCGTTCTCCACATACCATTCATAACAAAAGGGGATTGACTGCCTGCACACCTGGACAATCATCAGATACTGAGTCTTTTTAGAGTCTTATTCTCTCATCATACAGGTTACAGAGTAGAATACAGAGTAACTGCGCTCTCTATCGCGGCTGTTGAAGCAACTGCCGGGATCACTATCAACTGACCCGGACCAATCACACGTCGTCTCTGACGCTGGCCACAGGCGCTGGCCCCCCAACCATTGTTTACTTGCCCCGTCGACATTCTGCCGCCAGTGGAGGACCGTCTCTCTAATCCAATACATCATAAATCCATAATCGAGCCTCACTTTCAAGGCGAGCATATCCAAATACTGTGCGTGCATCTTAAGGTGCCCTCCCCTCTCACCCGAGCGCCATACTTTTGGCTGCGTCTATTAGAGTTGGGCGCTTGCAGCCAGGCAGCCTCCCCCTCCATGCGACCGTCATCACAAGACACAACCTGCTATCTCGCCTAGTCACGAGGCTCTCAACAATATCgcccatcgccatcgcaaATCGCCTTCCGAGTATCGCTTCCCCGTCGATTGCAATCTCGTCTTCCGGATCCGAATCTTCGGTTTACTCTTACCCCAGACCCGCTTGTGCGATAGACGACCTGAGATGTGTCTCGGCTGCTGTTAAGCTTGGCCGTGAGTTACAGCTTCGCCTCCACTCGATAAGGTCATTCATTCGTCTATCTATCACCACGCGCGTGCGCGCACATACCGATCAAATCAGAAGGCACTATCACCAGGCAGAATGACGATCCCTTCGCATTTCCATATGTCGGGCGGCTTTAATAGAGAAGGCGTGCACCCCGGCCTGTTTCGCCCACCCATCTCGCCAAGCTCTAGCACCAGCTACGGATATGCTTCGCCTTACAGCACAGCAACCCCCGACGGACAAGCTACGAAACGAAAGAGACCTTGCCATGATATATCGCGATCCCAGGAATTCCGCTTCCAGGATGATTCTGATAGAAATGGTTATTTTGGAACGCCAGTGGCTCAAATGAGGAATGAGGAAATGCGGTACCAACTTGCTGGACAGCTTGATACACCGAGTTCTGGCCCTTTCAATAGCGGTATTCTCGACGAGAGCATGTATTCGGACACCGACTATCGAAAAGCGCTTGGCTCAAAACGAACCCACGACGATATCGATCATGGAGCTGGACCGACACAGCTGTTCAATCTGCCTCCCCAGCCGATACAGTCCCAAGGCTGGGGTAGCTTCGCATTCTCAACTATAGGAGGTGTTGTTGGACGTGTATGGGAGTTTTGCAAGACAGGCTCATTTCGAGGTTTCCAGGCTGGCGGTGGTAAGGCCTTTACGATGAATTCCGGCAGAGTCGAGGAGTTGGACCAGACATTATTCGAGAGTCAGCATCTACCCGGCCGATTCCCACCATCGCAAGAGGATTACTTCAACCAGCGCCAGTCTGATAACGCAGACCAAGGTGGCAACAGCGGCGCATCTACACCTACAGCACCCCATCCGAAACGAAGACATACAGACACGAAAGATGAACTTGGCAGGAATTGGGTCATGGTGAGTGATGAGAAACCAGCTGAGCCTGAACccaagcctgagcctgagcctccgCTGCGACGTCCGTCTTATCGACCGTCCCCTCGATCGCGAAACTCAGGCCCCTCCATGACTACAGGTCGACGCATCAGTGCCGCTCCATCAGCCCGATTCTCTTCTGCCTCTACGCCCGGTCAGCGACGATCCACTACCAATCGCCCGACTAGCCGTCTATCACACGCAGCAGCATCACCTTCTCCACGGCCTGCATCAACCGCGTCATTCGCGTCACTTGCTCCCCTCGCTTCTCCTCGGATAGAATCGCCCAGCAGGATACCTCAACCTACCCGCTCCACTCGTCGAAGTACCACCATCTCATCGCCGATAACAAAGCCGTCGGCGCACCGCCGGTCTCACTCTAATGCCTCAGTAGCATCAGGACGTACATCGGCAGAAGCCAGTCCCCGTCTGACCGCAGAAGCCAAGCATCTCGCGGCACGCCGTAAGATGGAAGAACGAGATGCAGATGTGCGGATCAACGCTTTCAACAAACAACTACAGGACATGATTCGCCAGGGTAGAGAAGCCTTGGGTACGACGATTGAAGTGGAGGGTAACTGGGAGGATGACCTGTGAACGACTCCAGctgccatccatccatccatccatctacctaccttacctcgTGACGACCCATTAGACATCTTGAAGCCACCTTCCTACCTCGTGAAATCTCTCACTGATACCCTCATTTCTTTCGTTTCTTACTGCCTGGGCAGCAACGTTGGGGATTTTGACaggacttttttttttatttttcaaGGGGAGATCTTTTTTTGTCGGGGAGTTGATTAAGGATCTGGGCGTTGAAGCGAACGGAAACTGACTCTTTGCTTGTATCAGTCATACACACACAAACTCACAAACTGACTGACTGTTTTCTTGGTAGTTATAAATAACTGCCTGATTTATTCGTTTACCTCGAGGATCGATAACCTTGTCTAAATAAGCATAAAaacctttcttctcttgtcttAAACTCCTGTTTAACTCCGTAGCGGACTACCAGGATGGATATCCGCGAAAACCGGTGATATACCAACCCAGCTTCTATAATAGGGAAAACGTGAAGTCTGAAGGAGACGAGTCGCTCCAATCATACGGGGCTTCGCTGTCAACAGAACGGACCGGGCTTGTCTCTCTAGACCCGGGACATCGTACCCGAAGCGGAGTATCGAAGCCCCTGGTTTATTATTGCACGTTTGATATCATCTGGGGAACCTCAGGACAAATCCTTCCCGTTCATGGATGTTGCCTGCGGCTGACGGTCTTTGTCGGCCTTGTTGATTGACGCCTTTTCGAGGTCCCTCGTATTTGTTGTTTATGTGAGAACGTTAGTCTTTGTTAATCAGCCTTGGCTACATCTTGGCAAGGCCAGCTCAGAGGGACACCGGCGATCGTCCATTGAAGATGGGGTGCGTTGTTTTCTTGTCTCCTTTATGCTGTGGTGATAGGTATATGCAGTGCAGGTTGGGTGGACTTGGCGTGTAGGTAAATATAGGGCTACCTTGTCGTAGATCGAACGGCTGAGGCTTGGAGATACCCATTTTTAGGTCATCGGGCTCGGGCTACTAGTAAGGGAAACAATTGATGTGATGGGAGTTGCATATCAGTAATCTCTCAGCAAAAGAAACCTGTGATGGCCCCATAAATGATGTGCAAGAGATGCATGTTTGATGAGAAAGGGGGCTTACAGTGCACTCGGAGATTTTGATGCCCGGCTTGTGTGTTTCTCTGACTGTAACTGTGACTATTATGACTGAGATGTTGTAGTTGTCTCTTTTTTTGTCCTTGCTTTTTGCATAGAGTCTCATTCTCCTGAAAATAAAGCATCCATTGtggatatggatggatgagtcCGGTTATCGATGCGAGACTAAAGGGAAAATTGGGGGCCTCTTTTTTGTTCTCGGTCTGGTTCGAGACCGTGAGAACAGACAGTGGACTCTTCGGACTGCACGGATATTGGAGTGAAGGACCAAGCTCTAGCTAATTGCGTCGAGTTGATGGGTTTTTATTTGGCAGTGATGTTCGGCAATTTCTTCGGTTGAGGATATTGTATCGTATAGACCACAAAGTAGGTAGTTGGTAATGGTGTTAAGGTTGACATTGGCATACGTCAAGTGGCTTATTGTTTGTTGCTATCCAATGCAGTGAGCATCCCGTCTGCAGGCAGAGTTCGTACATGAGATAGTCACTAGAcgacaagatgaagagaaacAAGGCTGCTCTTATCTTGGCGTCGTACGTGCAATTGCATCTTATCGAACCAATACAAATACCAAGAATAATACCAATAACAATACCACAGCTCTGGTGAGAAAATAAAGCCTTGTCCATGTCTCTCCTCAGCTCGTCGATGGGTAGTAAATGCTACCGTCCCCTATTTCGCAGGTTGACCTATTGACAGGTCGGCCGCTACTCAAAGCGGATGCCCGATGGCCAAGCCTTTTATCCCATTCGAGGGGTTATTCTCCGTTCCTAGGTAGAGTAGCCTAGGTTTCACTTTTTTGGTTCTCGTGAGACAAGCCCTGTTCGGTAATCGCGAGAAGAGCCCAGACTAAGGTTAAGGTTACGTTAACGTTGGCTCTTTAATTTTTAACCTTAGTGAGCCTTTTCCAGGGGGGGTCACGCCTGAACATGGGTATGGCCAACCCGCCCTGAACCCCTGGAGCCTGCCCTTTATCGTCTGTCCAATAGTGGCTGAAACTCTTGTCTTGTGAGCGCATGGCATATGCTGCTGTAAGACTCACGAGGAAATAGATAATGCTCTTGTTGCTCTTTTTACTCGTCGGGTCGTGATACAAGAGTACCTGAGACATACAGTGCCCTGCGCAAGAGATTGGCTCGAGGATCATCCCGCATTAGATAGCGCAATACCAGGGACATGGGGGTGATCTCGTATGAAGAGCCATTGAACCACGAGATACGCTCGCATGAGGACTTGAAGGAGGAACATGGCGTAAGAGTATCGACTCTTTCGTCACTTGCACAATTCAATCAATGACCAATTCAATTTAAATGCAAGGTTCCATTCCGTCGACTGCCAAGATTCCCGAGTCTCCAGCTCTCTGCATACGATGAAACCCCAGGACCAGTCTCTGAACTCATAACCCCTGCTGCACTCTACTATCTGCACACTAGAAGACTAATACTGCACAAATAGGTACGCGCTATCCAGGGCCATAAGGGCCTCGTACGTCGACGGCAAGGTTGAGGGAGGGATACCCATGCTCTTAGCTGCCACACCCATAACCCGGCTCTGGGTGATTCAGCTCGGTACGGTTTTGTGCTGTAAAGCCCGTGGAAGAAAATCTGAAGGGGACGAGAAAGAAGTATATATGAAAGAAGATTCCTCTGCTGTTCTAGACGGTCTTAGGTTCAACTCAACAGCCGCAGTTCATTCACTCGTTTCTTCACCTCCATCTCTCTTTTTGAAGCTATTCTAGTTTCAGTACTGTCGTTTACCGTCCCTCTTACACTCTATAATACCCTATCCCAAAATGCGTTTCTCTGTCCTCGCTACCTGCGCCGGCCTGCTGCAGcttgccgctgccgctgtcCCTGTCGGCGTCGCCATCACCAAGTGCACTGTCGACAGGAACATCGCCCTCACCTTCGACGATGGTCCCTTCGCCTACACCAACGAGCTCCTCGACCAGCTCAAGAAGTACGGCTACAAGGCCACCTTCTTCATGAACGGCGAGAACTGGGCCAACATCAACGACTACGCTGCTACTGTCAAGCGTGTCGTCGCCGAGGGTCACCAGCTTGGTTCTCACACGTACGTgtttcatcattgacaaTATGCTGTGTGACAGTTCGTATAATAGCTAACACCCATCACAGTTACAGCCATCCCGACCTTGCTACCATCAGCAACGCCAATGTCCGAACCCAGATGACTCGTCTGGAGGCTGAGTTTCTCAAGATCGTTGGAAAGTGGCCCACGTACATGCGTCCCCCTTACTTCAGCTACAACGCCAACACCCTCTCCGTCATGAAGACTCTGGGATACCACGTCATCAATGCTGATGTCGACTCTCTTGACTGGGAGTACAACACCCCTGCTGAGACCAACACTgctctcaacctcttcaagaaGGGTATCACCAACGGTGGATCCATTGCTCTCTTCCACGATGTCCACGAGAACACTGTCCGCAACCTCATCCCTAAGGTCCTCGACGCCGTCAAGCGCAGCACCCGCATTCGTGAGTATTCTCTATCATCATTATTCTTTCTCATTACTGATATTTCTTTAGCCGTTACTGTTGGCCAGTGCCTTGGTGACCCCGCTGCCAACTGGTACAAGACCACCAAGCGTACCAAGCGTGActttgaggatgatgaggaggctgaggatgagaagactgTTGATGAGCGCTCTCTGTCCGAGTACATCGAGCGATCTCGTTTCCGCCGCCACGCTCACCACGCTTAAGCGTCTTTTGTCTACCAATACTTTGATGTGACTACGAATTGTTGGATAAAGTACATCATTGGAAAGAACTGCACTGCTCATATCTCATTTAATATCGCATATAGACAGACAATAGAACATGTCTCTTTAATACACGGCCTCACTATTTAATCATTCCTTCTTTTGCCGTGACATTGCCAGACACTAAAGCTAACGCCTCAATTAAAGGTCCATTTAAGCATATATTGACGAGAGCTTAATGTCGTCTTACTTAGATGCGATAGGTCCACTCCCACTAACACCCTGCCATTGTGGCATCCTTCGCGAGTCAGCAATGCAAAAGCTTGGACTTTTTGATGCTTATCTCTTGATCGCATCACGAGATGACCGGATTACCAGCCAAGATGCAAGATAGGAAAAACAATGCGCTGTCAGCAATTGTAGCCCAGTTTGTCCCTGAACCCCGACGTGTGGAGTATACGAGCATTGGCGAAGCAGTGAGATTCACTCAGCTTATGCCGAGATAGATACCAAGTCAATTGACTTGGCTAAGCTAACGGATCTTTTGTAAGTTCGTTAATCACTAGTCGGCCGTTACTCGATTGAGATATCGATAGACGATCGCTGCGATGTTTTCGTGGGGGCGGAAGACTTCGCGTCAACGCGTGCTGTTGCCTAGTGCCTAGCCTCTCACCCATTGACAAGAGAATCTTGGAGCATTTTCTGTGAGATCGCGTCATTTTCATAGCAGTAAATGTGTGGTTTATTTGCAGACCGAAATTGATGCCTTACGAACCCATCATCGCGTAGCTTTACTCGGTGAACACAGTTTGCTGACCTGGGCGGGCTCTCAGATATTCTTCATTGTTACTGTTGAACTAGTTACTGAGTCCATTCCGAATGACTATGTGTGTCAGGCCATCTCTCGCGTTGATATCTTGAGAACAGGATAAATGGTGTAGCTAGGATCGACTTGATGACCAGTCGAAGCTTTTGCATCATAGGTCCTCCGACTTGGGGTTTGGCCAATGTTCAGAAAGCAAGTCTCACAGCACCAACCACTCTCTTGCCATGACTTGTGAATCGCTTGACCTAGGATGATTTGTGACATATTGGCCGTATAAATCAAGCTAACAAGCTGTCGGAATTTTGAATGTGTCAACACCTGTTGCTGGGTTTCAAAGTATCACCACGGCTCTGAGTGGCTGTTATGGTACTAAATCATTTGATTTTAGTTCCGTTGGCCTCTCACCTTTTCGTAAAAAGTATCGCGCTGAGATCAATTGTCCTTTACAACACTCTGCTAGCTTCAAGGCTTGAGATGTCCCGAGTCATTCAAGCAATGAGTCCTGGGTTCTTTCCGGCCTCTTCATGGTCACATACCCAAAACGAAGTCAAAAGGTTGCAGGGTGACTAACGATCAAACACGCAATGGGTCGATGGTACGACTTTAGAACCTTCAAGGCTTGGCATGGTCTGAAGGCGTCCGTCACTTACGGCGTAAAATCATCTGCCGAAGACCACTACATCTAATCTGGTAGTCCAGGAGAATAGAAGTAATATGGGATAACCAGCTTGCACCAATCTCAGCTCAACCCTCATAGAGTTAATTGCATCATTCAGCATCTCATCACGGATAAATACAACCCAT
Protein-coding regions in this window:
- a CDS encoding hypothetical protein (BUSCO:EOG092658QH~EggNog:ENOG41), encoding MTTIASLKRLSAKSLSEKILEEVNATDPTFAVIDVRDNDYIGGHIKGSTNIPAHTLDAMMPTLVRRLKDKKTVVFHCALSQQRGPSAALKYLRERDGLLKSMGEDPKGESGQDVFVLDRGFSGWQEVYGEDERLTEGFVKDLWDNY
- a CDS encoding hypothetical protein (EggNog:ENOG41), which translates into the protein MGSQPEKENGRVDLRPEEVIGDLGFTPMVKVADPWTVDKVVKEIPGGAPTEESSSPLPFFHMLERLKTTKREGWRRFGISRGESIADHMYRMSLISMFAPPSLAPKLDLPKCMKMCLIHDMAELLVGDITPVDGVPKPEKSRREAETMDFLTKNLLRNVAGGTTGEDIRAIWQEYEDSETLDSHFVHDVDKMELLLQMVEYEKRGEGKVDLGEFAYVATRMTLPEMKAWGQEVLKEREAFWGSKEHVHGEQGINGGVTTERKGQQDNYYNKD
- a CDS encoding hypothetical protein (EggNog:ENOG41~CAZy:CE4), whose translation is MRFSVLATCAGLLQLAAAAVPVGVAITKCTVDRNIALTFDDGPFAYTNELLDQLKKYGYKATFFMNGENWANINDYAATVKRVVAEGHQLGSHTYSHPDLATISNANVRTQMTRLEAEFLKIVGKWPTYMRPPYFSYNANTLSVMKTLGYHVINADVDSLDWEYNTPAETNTALNLFKKGITNGGSIALFHDVHENTVRNLIPKVLDAVKRSTRIPVTVGQCLGDPAANWYKTTKRTKRDFEDDEEAEDEKTVDERSLSEYIERSRFRRHAHHA